The following are from one region of the Acomys russatus chromosome 32, mAcoRus1.1, whole genome shotgun sequence genome:
- the Tmppe gene encoding transmembrane protein with metallophosphoesterase domain, which produces MALFRQLSLGSKAALAAATIFVSLILSRSFLAETLELQAWRWLFRLQLVLFINSLMLIGSLYIWRSTVSDLSHSPAADSTCFQLWKLAVVAFLALAHSSFFTMLFLVAEEPCVFSLVAYSCLGAYLIMVFFLCVLSAVEQAYQFLAWRSGRAVGSLHKTRHLVLRTALAVAVTAVLSTVGLLNAAQPPVVKTVEVPIHQLPPSMNNLKIVLLSDIHLGPTVGRSKMEMFVKMVNTLRPDITVIVGDLSDSEASILRTAVTPLGQLRSRLGTYFVTGNHEYYTSDVSNWFALLESLHVRPLHNENVKISAPRDPGSRGSDKEWVCLAGVDDIEADILHYSGHGMDLDKALEGCSPDDAIVLLAHQPLAAKRALQARPDINLILSGHTHAGQIFPWNVMAYLLNPFFAGLYQVGQATFVYVSPGTAYYGIPMRLGSRAEITELILWRAP; this is translated from the coding sequence ATGGCACTCTTCAGGCAGCTGTCCCTGGGTTCCAAGGCTGCCCTGGCGGCAGCCACCATCTTCGTGTCCCTGATCCTCTCCCGCTCCTTTCTGGCTGAGACCCTTGAGCTCCAGGCCTGGCGCTGGCTGTTTCGCCTGCAGCTGGTCCTGTTTATCAACTCGCTTATGCTCATTGGCTCCTTGTACATCTGGCGGAGCACAGTGAGCGACCTCAGCCATTCCCCTGCCGCGGACTCTACCTGTTTCCAGCTGTGGAAGCTGGCTGTCGTGGCATTTCTGGCCCTGGCGCACTCCAGTTTTTTCACCatgctcttcttggtagccgaGGAGCCCTGCGTGTTTTCCTTAGTAGCCTACTCCTGCCTGGGTGCTTATCTCATCATGGTGTTCTTCCTTTGTGTCTTGAGTGCGGTGGAGCAGGCCTACCAGTTCTTAGCCTGGCGCAGTGGGAGGGCGGTGGGCAGCCTGCACAAGACAAGGCACCTGGTGCTCAGGACTGCCCTGGCGGTGGCCGTGACAGCTGTGCTCAGCACGGTTGGCCTTCTGAATGCTGCCCAGCCCCCAGTGGTGAAAACCGTGGAGGTGCCCATCCATCAGCTGCCCCCCTCCATGAACAACCTCAAGATCGTGCTCCTCTCAGATATTCACTTGGggcccacagtgggcaggagcAAGATGGAGATGTTCGTGAAAATGGTGAACACGCTGCGGCCGGACATCACGGTGATCGTGGGCGACCTCTCCGATTCAGAGGCCTCCATCCTACGGACGGCAGTCACCCCTTTGGGCCAGCTCCGTTCCCGCCTCGGCACCTACTTCGTCACAGGTAATCATGAGTACTACACGTCAGATGTCAGCAACTGGTTTGCGCTACTGGAATCCTTGCATGTCCGGCCGCTGCATAATGAGAACGTCAAGATCTCTGCCCCCAGGGACCCGGGCAGTCGGGGTAGTGACAAAGAATGGGTCTGCCTGGCAGGCGTGGATGACATTGAAGCAGACATCCTTCACTACTCTGGACACGGCATGGACCTTGACAAGGCTCTGGAGGGTTGCAGCCCAGACGATGCCATTGTCTTACTGGCTCACCAGCCTCTGGCTGCCAAGAGAGCCCTCCAGGCTCGGCCGGATATCAACTTGATCCTTTCCGGGCACACTCATGCAGGGCAGATCTTCCCCTGGAATGTCATGGCCTATCTCCTGAACCCTTTCTTTGCTGGACTCTACCAAGTAGGCCAGGCTACATTTGTGTACGTTAGCCCGGGTACAGCCTACTATGGAATACCCATGAGGCTGGGGAGCAGGGCAGAAATCACAGAACTCATCCTGTGGCGGGCTCCCTAA